aattccttcaagtttctgACAGGCgatcaagaaaggagcggtgatggtgagttcaggtaactcttatgtgtcacacccaatatgtgagttattcactttcacgcaggtcagtaatcggtgtgtgatggcgttggacgaatactctgaaagttgggagcacaaactagaggaACAAGGAatttaattttgctcgagtgttgaccgtggttaagaaaagaagggactacaagttgcaggtggagtcatatgaagtctttggagtagcagcggtactcatgggataaactcaagttcaatgtacatggaagtttaacgcattgacgaattcaagatggtggagaatattcgccaaggtggagtttgttagagttgtgtcgaatattgtgtacaaggtaggttacagttggactatgagttgtattcTGTTTACACGGTACGGAGTCGTGTCCtggtaggacacttgtatcctaggcctctcatatatagtgggggtagacacacgatgtaacctatgccaacataatagcacagacaCGCGGGGGAGCCGACAgcatgtgccggcgcccgggcggccggggtgcggtattatGACGGTGTCGTCAAGCCCCGGAGATGTAACCATATCGATGAATcttgttaacaaatctcggtgttgtactcgtgtgattgcttggtccttgaaTGATCAACGGTATgtctcgaatttattctaacatgCTCCCGGCTGCCGCGCCCGTCCGCCGCCTGCCCGCCGCGTCCTGCCGCGCTAGCTAGATGTGATCGatgcgagctagctagctagccccGGCCGCGTCTCTTGCTTCGGCTACAGAGGAGCTAGCTAGCTCGCCCCGGATGGATTTTAGCTGAGCTAGCTAGCTCGCTCCTGGATCGATTCGAGCCTCGACGGAGGAGCTTGCTGGCTCGGCGCTTCATGCCTTTCATATTTGGTCGTGTGCGGCTTCAGTTTCGACAGCTTCGTGTGCTATCCATCGATTTTGTGGGAGCAAGCTAACTGGCCATGGACAtggacgagaggaagaagaagacgtggGAAAAGAATATAAGTGAATATTCTGTTTTACAGGTTAAGTTTGAGGGGTCTATTCTGCCGTAGGTAAAACCaacccgtaaaaaagtatattccgtGAATATCTTTTATACGGGTCCGTTTTGCAGGGTTTGCCTCTGCGGCCGTCCGCGCCGACCTGCAAAATCgtttttccgcgaactgcaaacgcgttttgcgggtcaaCGGGATCTggagtctgctagagatgctcttaggttTTCGTCCTTAAAAAAACCCGCGCTCTAAAACAATGTCTTCAACAAGGAACTCCAGGCACAACCAATTAATTGTGGACCTTGAATTTTCATCCTGAAAGCTAAGACTTTGTACTCCGTTTGTGTTGCCACCCCCACTTGCCGATGTCGCTTCTATGAGTCACGAATCACCTAGCAAAGTCCCAATCGCCTTGAAGACTTGATCCGTCATTAATAGGCCTCAGCCACCATGACATTCTTTGCCACTATTTTCACCATGGAAATCAAAATACCGACATTTTCCATAATGTCAACAAACAACGAAGCTTCGCGCCACACCCTCCTGAAGCCACTCGGGCTAAAATAGGGACGCACACGGCCGAATTTCATCCCACCCAGGAATCTACAGGCGTCAAGCATTCAATGAAGATCTCCGGCAGAGCATTTCGAAACTCGTCAATTGCCAGATCAAAGAGGGCCGGCATCTAGGAGGACAACATCTCGGATCAAGAAGAAGGCTAGGACCACGCCCCTTGGACAATCAAACTAGCAGGCCCCAATGCCGCCGTGCAGCACGTCGGAGAAGAAGGCAACCGCGGCCATCCGGCCCGCGCCAAGCCATGGCCAGATCGGGGCGAGCCGGGACGACGCACCAGGAGCCACGCCCTAGGGCGAGGCCAACCGCGCCAGCAGCATGCCGGGGAATCCCATAAAATTTTCCGTACCAAGTGAATAAGATGACATGAGTTTGTATAAGGTGCATGACGTGGATAGTTATGTGGCTAATCATGATGTCGCAACATGCATGACCTAGTGAGATGGGAGAATGCACGTTGTAAGATTTAAAGGTTGTGGTATATGCGTGTAAAATAGTGTTCATGACACACTTGGTAAGGTGGAAGGCCACATGTTAAGAGAATTGCTTATAGTGAGGATAAACATTTCAAGACTATAGGATAAGACTCATCTTCACAGAAATTCCATTTTCCAACGCTGAACGCAAAATAATAGAGCAGCAACAGACACAGCGGGATCAATCATGGGATAAATGAATCCTCCCACTTCTCTGCAATGGAGATTTATTGATAGATGAACTGCGTCGCAGTCTACAAATCAGGAGTTTCTCAATCAGAACAGCAGCAGTTCAGTCGCAGCAAACTAAGTCGGCAACAGTAGTGGTATCCTGAACATGTTCTGCTGCCATTTTCATCCGCTGAAACCCACACAAATGTCCTCGATCACGTCGCCGATCTGATGGCCACGCCGCGGTGCGCGATGGCGCCGCCCGTGTGCTCGTCGCCGGTGGCGTGGTAGGTGTTGGCCCTCCGCAGCTGCGGCTCATCCGCAGGTAGGAACGACCGCATTGGGCTCACTGCAAACCGTTGCGAGGTCGTGCTGGTGGAGGCCTTGACGATGGCGCTCTCGGCCAGGACCTGTTCTTCTAATGGTAGGCCCAATTTTAGAGTCATGCACAGGGGCCCTGATTTTGCAGGCCAGGCCGTGTTCTCCTCCTACATTCATTCGTCGTCGCGCGCAAAGGAGTCGGTGAGAGTATGAAGCTGCTAAAAATTCCGGTTCACGTAGGTAGAACTGCACGAAGATGGATTCGCCTGTGGACTTGTGATGTGTACCTCTTTGTTAGGATTTGGAGATTCGCCATTGGAGAGCTTTGGTTCGTCGCCGTGCTGCTCCCGATCAGCTCTCTGCTTGCCGCTGTTCCTTCGCTTCTGTGAACGCTGCCTCGGCTTGGACCTGCACACATGGTGGCAGAGCAGAAAACCATCAAGCCAACAGAGAGGGAATTCTGCTTCTGCAAGATCAAAGAAGCGTTCATGCGATCGGTCAGTCCTCACTTCCTTCCGTCGTGGGGGGTGGTCGGATCGGCAGCCTCCTCCTTGTACACGCAGGGGAGGTCGGAGACGTCGCACGCCAACGGCGGCGTGCTGAAGAACTGCAATGGAAAGTCGTGTGAGGTGAAGAGCGTCAGACAAACTTGTGTGGACGGATTGGCTTGTGTGCGCGGGCACGTACGTCGCTCTGCAGAGCCTGGGCGGCGGTGCCACGGGCGGCGGGGTCGAGGGCCAGGAGCGTGGTAAGGAGCGGGAAAGCCGACGCCGGCATGCCGGCGAACTTCTCCGCCATCGTCGACTTGTACGTCTTTGGCGGGCGGATGGTGGCGGGTAGCTTCATCCTCCGCCAGTACTCGTCGGGCGGCGACCCGCAGAGGCTGAAGATCTTGAAGAGCTGCTCCACCTCCGTCCTTCCGGGCATCAGCGGCTTGCCGGAGAACATCTCGGCGAGCAGGCAGCCGGCGCTCCAGAGGTCGATGCCCACGCCGTAGTCGGTGGCGCCCAGGAGGAGCTCCGGGGCGCGGTACCAGAGGGTGACCACGCGGCTGGTGAGCGGGCGGCGCCGGCCGGGCCCGAAGTAGTTGGCCAGGCCCAGGTCGCCGATCTTGAGCACGCCGGCGCGGTCGATCAGCAGGTTCGAGCCCTTGATGTCCCGGTGCAGGATGTTGCGCTCGTGGCAGTGCTGCAGCCCCATCAGCAGCTGCTGCATGTAGCACTTGATCTGCATGCCAAGAAACCAAGAAAATAAGTTCTGCTCTTCGGTTCTACGGGTCGTCGTCTCCGGCTCCGGTGGTATATATGGTACCTGTGGCAGGGTGAGGGGGCGGGCGATGAGGCGGGCGAGGTCGGAGTACATGAAGTCGAAGACGAGGTAGATGCTGCGGTGCATGCGGGAGGTGGCGATGCCGTCGAGGCGGATGATGTTGGGGTGGTCGAGCCGGCGGAGGATGCGCATCTCGCGGGCCATGAACTTGACGCTCTCCGGCTCCATGGTGTCGAGCCGGACCTTCTTGAGCGCGACGAGCCGGCCGTCGGCGCCGCGCTCGCGGGCCTTGTACACGTTGCTGTATGTGCCCTGCCCGACCTTCTCGATCTTGTCGAACGCGTCGGCGCTCCGGGGCACGATCCCCTGCAGCGCCTCGCGCGGCACGTTCTCCAGCAGCCACGTCGGCCACCCGTCCACCAGCTGCTCGCGGTCGTcctcccgccgcgccgccggcgcCTGCGGCGGCATCGACAGCGACGGAGAGGAAACCGTGGCCGCCGTCAGGTTCGACGTCCCCGAGGCATCCGTGGTCTCCGTCCCCGCGGGACCGCCATCCTTGGCGTCCGCCTGGTCCCTCGCGAccgcgacggcggcggtggtggggaGCGGGTCggtgaggcggcgggcggcggcgggcgtgtAGCCGTTGCAGCGCATGAGGTGGTCGATGCCGCGGTCGTGGCTGCGGGCGGGGGAGCCCTGGGACGGCTTGGCTTGCGCGCAGCCCATGTCAGCGGAGCcgcgcgacggcgacggcggcctcggcggcggctgGTGCCGACGAAGAGAGGGAGGTGGAGGAAGGGGCGCGACGGGGATGGAGACATCAACATAGAGGGGAAGAGGGACGAGCCCCGAGTGTGGCGCCAAACATATAAACACTAAAAATCTGTATCTGCAGGCTGGATGGCTGGTAGTGACATTGACAAGAACGATATTGTTGCCGGCCGGCGGCGGCCGGCCGCGCGCGGCTGATCGGGAGATGTAGCTGGTGACAGCCTACGTCCTCACGTACGTGTCTCCGCGCAACAGTGCAGCTCCGGAGCCATGGTGCTCCGCGGTCGGGCACTGCCCGTATACGGCCCGAGATCGACGGAGTTATAGAGGAGGTGCAGCCAGGAGGTAATACAAATCTGGCAGCTGCAGTCGCTGTCGCCGCACCGGTAACTCCCGAGTGTTCAAATTTACTGGAACGCAGGATGAACATGACGAGGATTTGCCAATGTAGATTTATAAAATTTTGAACTTTGTCACCTGGCAGTTTTAAACTTTTTGTAATGCTCACATGTCCAGTTGTTTTGTATACATTTTAAATCTTAGAATTTTTTCTCCTGGCCTCATGGCAAATTCATAACATTTTTGTCTTCCAAACATGGCAACTTAGGTCCTTTTTGTAATGCTCTGATGGCAAGCTTTGGGAAATTTTATCACTTTATTAATGGCAATTTTGGGAATGCTTTTCTACTTTCTTACATGTCAAATTTTATTTACTAAGAGCATGGCAATATTATTATtaagatcatggcaattttatttatttattatcatGGTAGCTGTGTGTAATTTTTATGTTTTTGAAAACGAAAATATAAAGCATGGAAAATTCCTTATACTTAATTAATATGCAAATTTGACATGTATGATCTTTCTTTTTCTGCATTTTTGGGCCACGGTATTGTTTTTGTTGGTTTCTTCTTTTTTAGATTTACTATGGCCCTTTTGTCTTGTAGTACTAATTTTTTCCGTAGGCTACCATGTCAATTTCCTGTAGGTGACTTGTAATTTATTGGAGGGACAGtagttgagggggggggggggggggggggggggcagcctagacgctagccccccccccctctccccctccctcgtcGTCGTCACGAGGCTCGGTCGGGCAAAGCCCGACTGGAGCCGACGATGCCTGAGATTTTGGGGCCGGCGCGGCCTAGCTCTCTCTGGTGTGGGCGTGGCGCGGGCGCTGGGCCCACGACGTGACACTAACCCTTGGCGCGGGCTGACCTTCTTGACACCCAAGACTAGAGGGCCGCGACGCCGCAGATCGCATCCAGCATGTAAACCCTAGGCCTCTCATGTTTATATAAAGGGAGGTCTAGGGTTTCCCTTGATCATCTATTCTCAGATATGAGAACTACCGGTAGCAACATCATACATCATTATAACCTCTCGCACGAGGTATCCTTTCACTATGAATAATTGAAACcaacaggacgtagggtattactctcTGGAGGCCTGAACCTGGATAAGCCCCTCGTGTGACCTCCGATCCATATGAATTTCAGTTGCGCTTGGACCCCTACCAAGGGATCTGACGAAAATCTGCTCCGTCAGTTGGCGCGCCAGGCATGGGCGGCGCCGGCTGGAGACTGATCATCGATCGGATCTTTTTCTGCTTCCGGCGTCCTATCGCCGGGGGAGAGCCTAACCTTTGGCTCCCCCACGTTCGTCGTGGACGAGGCAGGCCGGGTCGACATCAACTCATCGACCTAACTCGCCGCCCTGAGACCTCTCAATTGACCTCGCAGCTCTCTCACCCAGTCTGACGAACACACCACGCCATCAACCCAGATGCAACCCCCGATCCGCCTTCACACCAGCCACAGAGAGGAGGCCACGCCGCAATCCAGCTAGTCGCGATGGTTTGCAGGGCCTGGCGCCTCAACCAGGCGCCAGAAGGCTGCCTCGTCACCGACCCAGATGTCCATGGAGACGCCGATACGGCAAGCACCGCTTCGGCCTCGGGCGATGAGAGGGACCACACATCGATCTCCCTTACTCCCTCCGgtcttttttactctgcatataagaattgtctgaagtcaaacttcgtaaagtttgaccatatttatatgagaATTTATTAACATCTACAATGCTAAATTTATATAGTATGAAAACTAAAGTCATGAcgcatctaatgttgttgatttcacattcgaatgttggtattttttttataaacttggcCAAAGTTTATAACGTTTGACTTCAGATAAATCTTATATGCGAattaaaaaggaccggagggaataCCAACGAGGAAGAGAACGAGGGCCTCCAACCCTTCCGTGAGGTCACGTACTCCGACCTTTGGGGAGAAGCAGGATCGTCCATGGGCTCATAGACTGACGCCTCCTCTAATCAAGAGGCATCCTGTCTGAGGCCCCGCAGGCGATATCCTTCCACCAAGTCATGATGACAGAACCAGCCACGAACATGCTACGCACAACGGAGTCGATGGAGCCCgcgacctcaggatctccggcggcAGGACTGATACTGTCAAGATGCAACCACATGTAGACCCCGTACTGATGCCTCAACCACAAGTCAGCACGGGCCTCCTCCCGAGTTCACCGGCAGGCCTCACCATGATGACCGCGACTTTGCGAGGCACTACGTCAACACTGCCACCGGTAATAGGATACACCCTGAACTATCTCATGACGCCCATCGCCGGCACCGACCCTACATCGAGAATGCTGGAGGCAATACGCGTTTCCCAACTTAACGCACAACTCGCGCTTCAACAAAAGGCGTTGGAGGTCTCTGCCCGCAAGGCCCGATGGAATAAGACAATGACGCATGAACGTCTGCATCGCCCACGCCGCCAACCTCGGAACCTCCTCAACAACCTCACCAACTGAGGCCGGGAGCAAGGGGCCGGTTTCAACGAACCGGCATCAGCGTAGTCGTGTGCGTTCTGCGTGATCCGGTTATCTTGGGATCGAGATTGTGTGAGGTTTATCTCACCATTTTGTAACATTCGGCCGTGTACTTGGTTCGatagttgctttatttataaagcgggacgAAAGTCTATTTCGAGGTTTGTAATTTGTTATGCCATTTTTTTTATTTTCGAGCATCACAATTTGGTTTGCAGTTTTATTATGTACATTAAGGCAATTTTGTGTTGTTTCACTATTCAAAAAAGAGGTCATACATACATCTTGTTAAATCTTTTTTTTTTTGTACAAGGTATTGTTGATTCGGGCCATTTAGTTCGCGCCGGAGGCTTCTTGTAGCCAACAAAAATATTGGCGGGGAGGCCTCTCACAGCGAACCAATCGTTCGCTAGATAGGCGCTTCAATACTAACGTTCCCTATATATATTATTTTCtctttcccaaaataaatattttgactTTAGTATAATTTATATTAAAATTAGTACAAAAGTAAGACATTTATTTTGAAACTAAGACAGTACAATATTAGGGTAAAAAATGCAAGATGCCATGTGAACGGACGAGTAGCAAGTTGAGAGAATGGGCCGACCAGAATTAACGGTTTACTAGTTCATCAGTATGAACAGAACACGACtgcctggtgggttggggatactactgtccacctaaccaactcaaccacaggtagtattcctggatttatttcaggatttccggcgatgcgctttcagtgggaggagacattcccgtcgacgacgaggcgtctacggtaacttcgtaaatctcaagatgatatgccggctcagtctctcggaggtgctcatagaggtagggtgtgcgtgcgtgcgttcatagggatgagtgtatgcgcgtgtatatgagcgcttgtgtctctACTTATGCTAAAAAAAACAGAACACGACTAGTGTGTACGCATCACGCAACGGCCCAAACAGAGAGACCATTTGGCGGCTTTGCCTCCGCGGCGTTCTCAAAGCCGGTGACTAGGTCACAATGCACGAGACGGGAGCGCACCGCACTACCCTCTAAGGTCAGCGTATTCCTGATGCCTGGGGAGACGGAGCACAGTATGAGCGTAGGGCGAGGTGCTTCGGCAAGCCATCTGTAAGCATGAGGAGGAGGAAACTCTCAAATGGTTAAATATACACCATTAATTTGGTGTTTTGTCTAATTACCAGGAGCCTGTGTTTTTTGTTAGTTAATTTTCCGCTTTACCCCGACCGCAAGATGGGCCGACCCCAAACTCCGTGGGAAATTGGCAAGTGCGAGCTGTGACCAAGCGGGAGCAGACACCACGGTGCGAGGTGTCTGATGAGGACACCACAACCATCGACAAGTCTCCAACAATTATAGGTCCAATCACAAAAAGTCGCGCCAAACAAATAAGTGACCAgatgaacgctaacttaagtttaccTTGTAACCTTAATGACACAATTATGCTTTCATCTTCATTGTTGTTGATTGAACTTAGGTATAACATGGAAGCAATCCAACAACCTATGGGCTCTTGAAGCAACCGctttggaggaacaagtttggagaaaacaagttGCAAGTGAAGCTGCTGATGTTAGTTTTTACTTCTGATATTTTGGTATGGCACACCCATGTGATGGAGAGATggggccataggggtacatcaacagaagctacatcaaattatctttccaatgcaaaaaacctcacatcatttggagttgtgagtcaacagttctagtcattctcgtggaaggtgtccacgctgtcaagacttcgcgaatttctgaggagctctgcaacaacttccaaagttgactgcttattcaccaagaaagccatgcaaacctgcttacttttgaaaccattttcacacctagctaatgggggttgtccctgctataaaaccccatctcccaCATCCTCTAGagaaccttttgtcaaaccattcagctacaagcttatgcagcaagactgatagagagatccgagagatcttgctacctttgctcttgtgagttcattcagattcgcgagaaggagcctctggttcaccctagttcgtgctctacggttccagccgttttgtgtggattagtccggtttgtggttctgcgattgtttggacagcgggttggagttcttgtagcttcagTCAGCCATCCCCAAtgtacgggttgcatccaaccttggcaggtataaagctagttatccctcccgattcgatcctacgacgtgaagattgggccaccctcgggcgtgaactcgttcataGGGTTCCCACCTATCATCTGGTATCAGAGCTTTCGTTGACACGGTAGGATCTGTTATCCAACTTTATCTTGCTATCATCCCTTTAGATCGAGTGTTTTTCATGCTATATTTTCTGTCCTAAAAGTTCAAAGCCCCACCAAAAATAAATCCAAGCCTTGTTGGTGCTGAGATCTTGTTGTTGCATACcttgcatgttcttcatcttttagatctgcaccaagttcatcttcataattgctttcagatttggttgttgtgctttggaaaaagagagaaaaacgagtggcaaaaaaatcaaagagagaaaaaaagagtggGAAAAAGTCAAGAGAGAAAAGGAAAGTCTTGTGTAAGATCCAAAAGTTTTAGCTTGATAGAAAAAATTTCAGAAGCTTGTGTGTCGtgtttttcaatcttggtgcaaagtgcagtagatccatccacatatttttcttggtttgcatcaacttgatttcagcacaagcctctttttgtttaccccaccgagctccaccaaaaaccgaagctagttctttgatccctgtctttcaatcgctttaacacatccgggagaagcacaatctgatgtgaactcataagaactttggtgagtaagaggtgaggTTGTGTGATTCCACAAAATTATCATATTCCACTTTTGGCCTTACTAACATGGACGGATCTAGATCGAGTGTTCATGGAGAAAACCATGGGGAAGAAGATGCCCCGGTCACACGTGCTGATTTTCAGGAATTACAGAACATGGTTCAAGACCTTGGAAGGATGTTTCACGAGCGACCTCCAGCAGGTGGCGATAGGGTTCGACACCGACAACACCCTATTGACCCACTTGAGAAAGTTGGGGATGAAAATTCCGTGCATGCTGCTGTGGATGGTGACTTGGAGGATGATAACAACAGCCATGGTGGACATGTGGCTGCTGCTCGTGGGCGTGGTGTTGCTGCTCATGGAGGGCAGCGAGGAGGACAACTTCGAGGGCGAGGGCATGGTCCTCATGGGCACTACTATGACCCTCATGAGCGTGTTGCTCGTGGTCAtggagatgattttgatgattATGATGGTGTCCCATACCGTCGTGCTGCTGAAGATGGGCGTCGTGCAGAACGTCGTGATCGAGATGGTCGAGATGACATAGCAAGAATCAAGTTGCATATCCCCAAGTTCACAGGAAAGGAAGACCCCGATGCATATTTTGATTGGGAAGAGCAGTGTGATCAGATTTTTCGTATCCATAACCTTGCAGATCCGAAGAGAGTAaaccttgcttgtgttgagttttcTGGTTATGCAGTCACTTGGTGGGATCAACTACAAGAAAATCAACTGCTGCTAGGCCGTGATCACATTGACACTTGGGAAGAGATGAAACAAGCCATGAGGCGAAGGTTTGTTCCTTCACAATATCAAAGAGATCTCCGAAACAGATTGCAGCGCCTCAGCCAAGGTACATGCACGGTGgatgagtactataaagagatggaaTTGTTTTTGGTTCGTGCTCGTATTCATGAAGATGAGGAGTCAAAGATGAAAAGATTTTTGCATGGTATCGACAATGAAATTTCTGATTTTGTGGAGATGTTTCCCTATAACACTCTACAAGATATTTTGGAGTAAGCAAAGCGTACGGAGAGGAAGGTGCAGAGGAGTGGTCATGGACAGATATCTCATAACCGCACCACCACACCATGGCAAAGGTTGCAGCCAAGTGCCTCTCATGGTGGTTCTCAGTTTCAACATACTTCACACCCTACTGCCACCCGACGAATAGCGGCTTCATTGGCATCATCACCAGCCCCTAGGAATGTGGACAAGCGTGCTCCTTTTGCTGCTGGAAGTACCTCTAACCCCACGTCTGTACCATCATCTCGAAGCCGAGATATTGAGTGTTGGAAGTGCAAAGGGCATGGTCACATTTCTTCTGAATGTCGAAACAAGAGAGTTCTCTTTGTGAATGAACAAGGTGAATGGGAATCTGAGAGTGAGCATGAAGATAATGGAGCATTGGGTGATCATGAGGATGAAGAGGGCGAGAAGAGTGGTTGTGATATTCAGGCCGACATGGGAGATTGCTTTGTTTCTCGTTGTATGCTTAGTGTTAATGCAGCTAGAGAAGAGAAAGGGCAgcgacataatatttttcacacccGTGGTACCATCAAGGACAAGGTTTGCAGAATTATTGTTGACAATGGCAGTTGCAACAACATTGCGAGTTCAGATTTGGTAGAGAAGTTGGGACTGAAACAAAGAATGCACCCAAGTCCATATAAGATGCAATGGCTTAATGATCGTGGTACACTTCGAGTAAGCAACATTGTCACCGTTCAGTTTTCCATTGGGAAGTACCGGGATCAAGTGGAATGTGACGTGGTGCCAATGCAAGCATGCCAATTGCTGTTGGGAAGATCCTGGTTGTATGATCATGATGTGCAAATCAGCGGCCATACTAATCGTCTCTCAttccaatacgagggagagcgcATATCTTTGCTCCCTTTGACACCCGAAGAAATATTGATGGATGATCTGAAAAAGAAAGAGAGAGTGAGCGAGAAACACTTGAGTGACATCCACCAACATAGTGAGCGGGAGAATCCAAAGATAAATAAAACCCCACAGCTTAAATTGACCAAGACATGGGGAAAACAGGGATTAGTTATGATGGCTAGAAAAAGTGACATGAGA
The sequence above is drawn from the Triticum aestivum cultivar Chinese Spring chromosome 7A, IWGSC CS RefSeq v2.1, whole genome shotgun sequence genome and encodes:
- the LOC123154162 gene encoding probable serine/threonine-protein kinase At1g54610, whose translation is MGCAQAKPSQGSPARSHDRGIDHLMRCNGYTPAAARRLTDPLPTTAAVAVARDQADAKDGGPAGTETTDASGTSNLTAATVSSPSLSMPPQAPAARREDDREQLVDGWPTWLLENVPREALQGIVPRSADAFDKIEKVGQGTYSNVYKARERGADGRLVALKKVRLDTMEPESVKFMAREMRILRRLDHPNIIRLDGIATSRMHRSIYLVFDFMYSDLARLIARPLTLPQIKCYMQQLLMGLQHCHERNILHRDIKGSNLLIDRAGVLKIGDLGLANYFGPGRRRPLTSRVVTLWYRAPELLLGATDYGVGIDLWSAGCLLAEMFSGKPLMPGRTEVEQLFKIFSLCGSPPDEYWRRMKLPATIRPPKTYKSTMAEKFAGMPASAFPLLTTLLALDPAARGTAAQALQSDFFSTPPLACDVSDLPCVYKEEAADPTTPHDGRKSKPRQRSQKRRNSGKQRADREQHGDEPKLSNGESPNPNKEEENTAWPAKSGPLCMTLKLGLPLEEQVLAESAIVKASTSTTSQRFAVSPMRSFLPADEPQLRRANTYHATGDEHTGGAIAHRGVAIRSAT